The proteins below come from a single Streptococcus porcinus genomic window:
- a CDS encoding non-ribosomal peptide synthetase, translating to MELNTIKERAKELVKDWLASIFVEKAVSENENLIEKGLSSIQVMQLSGKLKKTGIKISFAKLMEEPNLSKWYELIDKSRLKSDKNIESSIIQSDESKFDLTDVQYSYLIGREDDQILGGVGCHAYLEIDGENIDEDKLKEAWNKLQYRHPMLRAKFTKDGHQEILHKPYSEEIEVFDLSDLDEETLHLKLVEIREQKSHRKLNVNQGQVAGVALAKFSDEKSRIFFDVDLLVSDVMSMSIMIKELAELYSGVELDNLNEYTFKDYMQNRIGESINDADKEFWQQKINSFEIERPNLPLRKQPEQIKETKFTRRKRIIKKDEWETIKDIAASYQSTPSMVLLTVYSLVLERWCNQDKFFINIPLFNRDLENENLKEMIADFTNILLVEHEAVDDARFLDTLKRTNKTFLENVSHSAYSGVQVQRDISKDQGTSVNIAPVVFACNIDYPLETKISRKNLGKVSYMISQTPGVWLDFQTYIVDGNLILCWDSVDELFPTGMLEDMMDSLYELIISLTQKEEWEKKVDVLPEKQKSIRKQDVEGILPLQYPNEILYDGFLRNVKLNPDRVAIIDSETKEQITYHKLYEISLKVADYLGKNGVKKGDYVGVTLPRGSRQLYAIFGILFTGAAYVSIGITQPNDRRTKIYDQIGIKHIVSNEKTIIDCGLDKNKVKIIDLAVAVANESKLEQPVEISPYDSAYIIMTSGTTGVPKGVEIMHTSAVNTCIDLNEKYNVNSEDTILMVSAIDFDLSVYDIFGILRAGGTVVTTNEENYRDPDEWLKLVDEYKVTIWDSVPILFDMVVTMAEGKNRKLPFRIVMLSGDWIAINLPERFYNISENINSIVVAMGGATEASIWSNYLNVPREIPKDWISIPYGRPLKNQVYRVVDEFCRICPNYVKGELLIGGVGVAKCYHGDEELTNKKYFEKDRIRWYRTGDNGRTWNDRTIEFLGRKDSQTKIKGHRIELGEIEEAIRKFPNVDNTVVDYISDNSFNKRLISFVKLKEDIINDDYIGIVQEYKNLGTDLKKVVDIGKLSMNYDDFIYSLNRMCLRFIINCFKDIGIDFSSNTNLEKEIQNTLFISTKGKKIISSWIDILEKFNVLKLDEDGYRCNNYENIFVKIENEQLEKINSYFLKMVPDIKYVLSDEKNPLEVLHSRNFRFYDILKNFVGYDELKKNILQIIKQVKKQFKGRQIRLLELGTRDIEITSDIVNELEGSIAKYVYVDNSEFYRNDFKELLEKDFFEYEVVKEEIVKKFSDNSFDIVISINSLHRNNLLNFGFDISKVLTSRGLLLITEIKNTSIFQETILGMIDLTKNYNDSNEKIEPIVTMEQVTDILNDFNYDIMYSTERNNFEFSGNMVIVALNQNKQILKKDQLNEFLKELIPSYMIPDIYYTIQEFPLNKNGKIDRKKLRNLSRNCSKSKKSLQEQNEEYSDVERNLCEIWSNVLSYRNVFKKDNYFNIGGDSLTATEIAGKISSLYNVKISVKDIFENPTIEKLSNVVENRKKQHIYSEGMKNQIIVDIDNRYKPFPLTDIQFAYWMGKNGGHNLSDISTNCYFEVELKSIEIGKLEKSFNELIKKHDMMKAIILNEGQQQILSNVPYYKIQVFDLSDIEEDRILDKINTIRNEIYNKIIQYDKWPLFEVRVTKLKKDIVKLHVRFENIIFDGWSMFYVLKQWQMLYDGKLIPDTDISYRDYVLALEKLKHTKKYIEDKDYWEDRIESFPEYPKLPLMNYEGNVKKVRFVRKDFCLSENKWNIFKEICKKYEVTTGAALITAYSETLKKWSNNKHFALNITRFDREQLHNDINGVIGDFTTLNLLEIKEKCGESLYSKITDVQNQLLDDISHSLYSSIEFERKIRKKTNNYIESVMPIVFTSGIGIDDSREEKWIDNLSYSISQSSQVWLDHQVFVLKGGLYLSWDYIEELFEENTILKMFDDYKNIIDLMIQNDNWDNLYVDTFDSDEVEIEVISSNKNVKKTLYENVDIVEKSKFHDIEYKVIKLFEKVLSTECISNNSNFFIEGGDSLKVVRLVRLLNEKFDIQLNIKTIFEKSTPSELAEFIFSIRK from the coding sequence ATGGAACTTAATACTATAAAGGAAAGAGCTAAAGAATTAGTAAAGGATTGGTTGGCAAGTATATTCGTAGAGAAAGCAGTTTCAGAAAATGAAAATTTAATTGAAAAGGGTTTAAGTTCCATTCAAGTCATGCAACTGTCTGGAAAATTAAAGAAAACGGGGATAAAAATTTCGTTTGCAAAACTTATGGAAGAACCGAATTTATCCAAGTGGTATGAACTTATTGATAAATCCAGATTGAAAAGTGATAAGAATATAGAATCATCAATTATCCAAAGTGATGAAAGCAAGTTTGATTTAACAGATGTCCAGTACTCTTATTTAATCGGAAGAGAAGATGATCAGATTTTAGGTGGTGTGGGTTGCCATGCATATCTTGAAATAGATGGAGAAAATATTGATGAGGATAAGTTAAAAGAGGCTTGGAATAAGCTTCAATACAGACATCCCATGCTTAGAGCAAAATTTACGAAAGACGGGCATCAGGAAATATTACACAAACCGTACAGTGAAGAAATAGAAGTTTTTGATTTATCTGATCTTGATGAAGAAACGCTACATCTAAAATTAGTAGAAATTAGAGAACAAAAATCCCATAGGAAATTAAATGTAAATCAAGGTCAAGTTGCAGGAGTAGCACTGGCAAAATTTTCAGATGAGAAGTCAAGGATATTTTTTGACGTAGATTTGCTTGTATCCGATGTAATGAGCATGAGTATTATGATTAAAGAATTAGCTGAACTTTACTCGGGAGTAGAACTTGATAATTTGAATGAGTATACGTTTAAGGATTATATGCAAAATAGAATCGGCGAATCAATCAATGATGCGGATAAGGAGTTTTGGCAACAAAAAATAAATTCCTTTGAAATAGAAAGACCGAATTTACCATTAAGAAAACAGCCGGAACAAATTAAAGAAACGAAGTTTACAAGAAGAAAGAGAATTATAAAAAAAGATGAATGGGAAACTATAAAAGATATAGCAGCATCGTATCAAAGCACACCATCTATGGTTCTTCTAACTGTTTATTCTCTTGTTCTTGAAAGATGGTGTAATCAGGATAAATTTTTTATAAATATACCGCTATTTAATAGAGATTTAGAAAATGAAAATCTAAAAGAAATGATTGCTGATTTTACAAATATTTTATTGGTAGAGCATGAAGCTGTAGATGATGCAAGATTTTTGGATACTTTAAAAAGAACAAATAAGACATTCTTGGAAAATGTATCTCATAGTGCGTATAGCGGAGTTCAGGTTCAAAGAGATATATCAAAAGATCAAGGTACAAGTGTAAATATAGCACCTGTGGTTTTTGCGTGCAATATAGATTATCCATTGGAAACTAAAATTTCAAGAAAAAATTTAGGGAAAGTATCTTATATGATTTCTCAAACACCTGGAGTTTGGCTTGATTTTCAAACATATATTGTAGACGGTAATTTAATTCTTTGTTGGGATAGTGTGGATGAACTTTTTCCGACAGGAATGTTAGAAGACATGATGGATTCTTTATATGAATTGATTATATCTTTAACGCAGAAGGAAGAATGGGAAAAGAAAGTAGACGTTTTGCCTGAAAAGCAAAAATCTATTAGAAAGCAGGATGTCGAGGGAATTTTACCACTTCAATATCCAAATGAAATATTATATGACGGATTTCTCAGAAATGTAAAACTCAATCCGGATAGAGTTGCTATTATAGATTCTGAAACGAAGGAACAGATAACATATCATAAACTTTATGAAATTTCATTAAAAGTTGCGGATTATTTAGGTAAAAATGGTGTTAAAAAGGGAGATTATGTAGGAGTAACACTTCCAAGAGGTAGTAGACAACTCTATGCTATTTTCGGAATTTTATTTACTGGTGCAGCATATGTATCAATTGGAATTACTCAACCGAATGACAGAAGAACTAAAATTTATGATCAAATCGGAATAAAGCATATTGTAAGTAATGAAAAGACAATAATAGATTGTGGCTTAGATAAAAATAAAGTTAAAATTATTGATTTGGCTGTGGCTGTGGCAAACGAATCTAAATTAGAACAGCCTGTTGAGATCAGCCCTTATGACAGTGCATATATTATTATGACATCTGGAACAACAGGTGTCCCTAAAGGTGTTGAGATTATGCATACAAGTGCTGTTAATACTTGTATTGATTTAAATGAAAAATATAATGTAAATTCTGAAGATACAATACTAATGGTATCTGCGATAGACTTTGATTTATCTGTTTATGATATCTTTGGAATACTTCGTGCTGGTGGGACAGTAGTTACAACTAATGAGGAAAATTATAGGGATCCTGATGAATGGTTAAAATTAGTCGATGAATATAAGGTTACAATATGGGATTCTGTGCCGATTTTATTTGATATGGTTGTTACTATGGCTGAGGGTAAAAATAGAAAATTACCTTTTAGAATTGTTATGCTTTCGGGAGATTGGATTGCTATAAATTTACCAGAAAGATTCTATAATATTAGTGAAAATATAAATTCTATTGTTGTCGCTATGGGTGGAGCCACAGAAGCATCTATTTGGTCAAACTATTTAAATGTGCCAAGAGAAATACCGAAAGATTGGATTTCCATTCCTTATGGTAGACCATTAAAAAATCAAGTGTATAGAGTTGTGGATGAGTTTTGTAGAATTTGTCCTAATTATGTTAAAGGCGAACTTCTTATCGGTGGAGTGGGTGTTGCTAAATGCTATCATGGTGACGAAGAATTAACGAATAAGAAGTATTTTGAGAAAGATAGGATAAGGTGGTATAGAACTGGGGATAATGGAAGAACCTGGAATGATAGAACTATTGAATTTTTAGGTAGGAAAGATAGTCAGACTAAAATTAAAGGGCATAGGATAGAGCTTGGTGAAATTGAAGAGGCAATAAGAAAATTTCCTAATGTAGATAATACTGTTGTTGATTATATTTCTGATAATAGTTTTAATAAAAGGTTGATTTCTTTTGTGAAACTAAAAGAAGACATCATTAACGATGATTACATTGGCATTGTGCAGGAATATAAGAATTTAGGAACTGATTTGAAAAAAGTAGTAGACATAGGAAAATTATCTATGAATTATGATGATTTTATTTATAGTCTTAATAGAATGTGTTTAAGATTTATAATTAATTGTTTTAAAGATATTGGGATAGATTTTTCATCTAATACTAATTTAGAAAAAGAAATACAGAATACATTATTTATATCTACTAAAGGTAAAAAAATTATTTCTAGTTGGATAGATATTTTGGAGAAATTTAATGTTTTAAAACTAGATGAAGATGGATACAGATGTAATAATTATGAAAATATATTTGTAAAAATAGAAAATGAACAATTAGAAAAAATAAATTCCTACTTTTTAAAAATGGTTCCTGATATCAAATATGTATTATCTGACGAAAAAAACCCATTGGAAGTTTTGCACTCAAGAAATTTTAGATTTTATGATATATTAAAAAATTTTGTTGGATATGATGAACTAAAGAAAAATATTTTACAAATAATAAAGCAGGTTAAGAAACAGTTTAAAGGAAGGCAGATTAGATTATTAGAATTAGGTACAAGAGATATAGAAATTACTTCCGATATAGTTAATGAGCTAGAGGGTAGTATAGCAAAATATGTATATGTAGATAATTCTGAGTTTTATAGAAATGACTTTAAAGAATTATTAGAAAAAGATTTTTTTGAATATGAAGTAGTAAAAGAAGAGATTGTTAAAAAATTTAGTGATAACAGTTTTGATATTGTTATTTCTATTAATTCACTTCATCGAAATAATCTTTTGAATTTTGGATTTGATATATCGAAAGTACTTACCTCTAGAGGTCTATTATTAATCACAGAGATTAAAAATACAAGCATATTTCAAGAAACTATCCTAGGAATGATTGATTTAACAAAGAATTACAATGATTCGAATGAAAAAATTGAACCTATTGTTACTATGGAACAGGTAACTGATATTTTAAATGATTTTAATTATGACATTATGTATTCGACAGAAAGAAACAATTTTGAATTTAGTGGAAACATGGTGATAGTTGCGCTAAATCAAAATAAGCAAATACTGAAAAAAGACCAGTTGAACGAATTTTTAAAGGAATTAATACCATCGTATATGATTCCAGATATATACTATACGATACAGGAATTTCCATTAAATAAAAATGGGAAAATAGATAGGAAAAAATTAAGAAATTTAAGTCGAAATTGTTCCAAAAGTAAAAAAAGTCTACAAGAACAAAACGAGGAATATAGTGATGTAGAAAGAAATTTATGTGAGATATGGTCAAATGTTTTATCTTATAGAAATGTTTTTAAGAAAGATAATTATTTTAATATAGGTGGAGATTCTCTAACTGCGACTGAGATAGCAGGAAAGATTAGTAGTTTGTATAATGTTAAGATTTCCGTAAAAGATATTTTTGAGAATCCGACAATAGAAAAATTATCTAATGTAGTAGAGAATAGGAAAAAACAGCATATTTATAGTGAAGGAATGAAAAATCAGATTATAGTGGATATAGATAATAGATATAAGCCTTTTCCACTGACTGATATACAGTTTGCCTATTGGATGGGAAAGAATGGGGGACATAATTTAAGTGATATATCTACTAATTGTTATTTTGAAGTAGAGTTGAAAAGTATAGAAATAGGAAAATTAGAAAAATCATTTAATGAATTAATAAAAAAACATGACATGATGAAGGCTATAATATTGAATGAAGGACAGCAACAAATACTGTCTAATGTTCCATACTATAAAATTCAAGTTTTCGATTTAAGTGATATTGAAGAAGATCGAATTTTGGATAAAATCAATACAATCAGAAATGAAATATATAATAAAATAATACAGTATGATAAATGGCCTTTATTTGAAGTTAGGGTAACTAAGCTAAAAAAAGATATTGTCAAACTACATGTTAGGTTTGAAAACATAATATTTGATGGCTGGAGTATGTTTTATGTGCTAAAGCAATGGCAAATGTTGTATGATGGAAAGTTAATTCCGGATACTGATATAAGCTATAGAGATTATGTTTTAGCCTTAGAAAAGCTAAAACATACAAAAAAATATATAGAGGATAAGGATTATTGGGAAGATAGAATCGAAAGTTTTCCAGAATATCCTAAACTGCCGTTAATGAATTATGAAGGCAATGTTAAAAAAGTAAGGTTTGTAAGAAAAGATTTTTGCTTATCTGAAAATAAATGGAATATTTTTAAGGAGATCTGTAAAAAATATGAAGTTACAACTGGTGCTGCACTTATTACTGCATATAGTGAAACACTTAAGAAATGGTCAAATAACAAACATTTTGCATTAAATATTACGAGATTTGATAGAGAGCAACTTCATAATGATATAAACGGTGTGATAGGTGATTTTACCACTTTAAACTTATTGGAAATCAAAGAAAAATGTGGAGAAAGTTTATATTCTAAAATAACTGATGTTCAGAATCAGTTACTAGATGATATCTCTCATTCACTATATAGTTCAATTGAATTTGAAAGAAAAATAAGGAAAAAAACCAATAATTATATCGAATCAGTAATGCCGATTGTATTCACTAGTGGAATTGGTATAGATGACAGTAGAGAAGAGAAGTGGATTGATAACCTAAGTTATAGTATTTCTCAATCATCTCAGGTTTGGTTAGATCATCAAGTGTTTGTTTTAAAAGGAGGATTATATTTATCTTGGGATTATATAGAAGAATTATTTGAAGAAAATACTATTTTAAAAATGTTTGATGATTATAAAAATATTATTGACTTAATGATTCAAAACGATAATTGGGATAATCTTTATGTCGATACTTTTGATTCAGATGAAGTTGAGATAGAAGTAATATCTTCGAATAAAAATGTAAAGAAGACCTTATATGAAAATGTGGATATTGTAGAAAAAAGCAAATTTCATGACATAGAATATAAGGTAATAAAATTATTTGAAAAAGTTTTATCAACAGAATGCATTAGTAATAATAGTAACTTTTTTATTGAAGGAGGAGATTCTCTTAAAGTTGTTAGATTAGTTAGACTATTAAATGAAAAATTTGATATTCAACTTAATATCAAAACTATTTTTGAGAAATCCACTCCTAGTGAGCTTGCTGAATTTATTTTTTCTATAAGGAAATAG
- a CDS encoding condensation domain-containing protein yields the protein MISDVSVLKYIIYLRENNIRLYLDDKKIKYKAMDGTSNEFISEFREYIGKNKNQFIKVLKNINDGIELSSIQKSYILGMDTDCELGGTNCAYYIEYSINNIDTVRLEKIINELIFENEGLRCFFVDINKYVIFDTFDKYKIKKLDNNLDYTEIRNLIFNKKYSYYDWPLFDFYVHKDSNIDDRLYFIFNCIVLDAWSASNLIKKIFDRYFFDIYKKSVSTDYSIYKRKESLYLDNLETEEYHKYLSDGMKKYSIPELKYKRDFSEIKKVTFKRVDYEFTVNETKEIFSKLKLLGYTPTMYIAACYARFLAEVSGKESSSIILTMNGRKNIIENENDIIGEFSNIAVLNYKKSGNFCDDLKNIRNSILEILEFIEHDGMESFKYIKQNKLGQIVSPFVLTSVIEEDTTMEGFVTENYSISKTPQVIIDHHIRLIRNSMVISWDYVEELFEKEYIETLFNNYIKLLHNMKLNIL from the coding sequence TTGATATCAGATGTAAGTGTCTTAAAATATATAATTTATTTAAGAGAAAATAATATTAGATTATATCTAGATGATAAAAAAATAAAATATAAAGCTATGGATGGAACAAGCAATGAATTTATTTCTGAGTTTAGAGAATATATAGGGAAAAATAAAAACCAGTTTATAAAAGTATTAAAAAATATTAATGATGGGATAGAGTTAAGTTCTATTCAAAAATCATATATTTTGGGGATGGATACAGATTGTGAATTGGGTGGAACTAATTGTGCTTATTATATAGAATACAGCATAAACAATATAGACACAGTAAGACTTGAGAAAATAATAAATGAATTGATTTTTGAAAATGAAGGGTTAAGATGTTTTTTTGTTGATATTAATAAGTATGTAATTTTTGATACATTCGATAAGTATAAAATAAAAAAACTTGATAACAATCTTGATTACACTGAAATTAGAAATCTAATTTTTAATAAGAAGTATTCGTATTATGATTGGCCACTTTTTGATTTTTATGTACATAAAGATTCAAATATCGATGATAGATTGTATTTTATATTCAACTGTATAGTATTAGATGCTTGGAGTGCCAGCAATCTAATCAAGAAAATATTTGATAGATATTTTTTTGATATATACAAAAAGAGTGTAAGCACTGACTACAGTATCTATAAAAGAAAAGAAAGTTTATATTTAGATAATTTGGAAACGGAAGAATATCATAAGTATCTTTCGGATGGAATGAAAAAATATAGTATCCCAGAATTGAAATATAAAAGAGATTTTTCGGAAATAAAAAAAGTAACCTTTAAAAGAGTTGATTATGAATTTACTGTAAATGAAACTAAAGAAATATTTAGTAAACTTAAACTATTAGGATACACACCGACTATGTATATTGCGGCTTGCTACGCTAGATTTTTAGCTGAAGTTAGTGGTAAAGAAAGTTCTTCAATAATATTAACTATGAATGGAAGAAAAAATATTATTGAAAATGAAAATGATATAATTGGTGAATTTTCTAATATAGCAGTTTTGAATTATAAAAAAAGTGGAAATTTTTGTGATGATTTAAAAAATATTAGAAATTCTATTTTAGAAATATTAGAATTTATTGAACATGATGGAATGGAGTCATTTAAGTATATAAAACAAAATAAGCTAGGGCAAATAGTATCTCCTTTTGTTTTGACTAGTGTAATAGAAGAAGATACTACTATGGAGGGATTTGTTACAGAAAATTATTCTATTAGTAAAACACCTCAAGTGATAATAGATCATCATATTAGATTAATAAGAAATTCTATGGTTATTTCTTGGGATTATGTAGAAGAGCTATTTGAAAAAGAGTATATTGAAACGCTTTTCAATAACTATATAAAATTGTTACACAATATGAAATTAAATATTTTATAG
- a CDS encoding alpha/beta hydrolase family protein, which produces MKNTCVEKIVINGAEKNITGQFEYDIKHKNIKKNIVLFIHGSGESDKDGTVYFSNRIVSKNFKIISDELLRNGVSTFRFNKNYGYQIDKIVQDAICVTKYLKNRNDVGKIYIYGWSEGVRVIANIIKEVDGIDGLILQSGVAKGWNSYFKYILEELVTMELEKIDRDNDGLVNVSDFERYELNSSSVSFAFNTMLLRKASDGILKFNDRIDTNSDGVINIKKDWGNVAKQIGDNSLNIANYVENFFLDSWNGDLDIFSKFGKPVFILHGINDGWINPVESVEFAKKINKNIDIKLFPGLGHSLQKVKSPLEDIGGEIDTEAIESILKWVMLQMRKDIG; this is translated from the coding sequence ATGAAAAATACTTGTGTCGAAAAAATTGTTATAAATGGAGCTGAAAAAAATATAACAGGTCAATTTGAATATGATATTAAACATAAAAACATTAAAAAAAATATAGTCTTATTCATTCATGGCTCTGGAGAAAGTGACAAAGATGGAACAGTTTATTTTTCCAACAGGATTGTTTCTAAAAATTTCAAAATAATATCGGATGAGCTTTTAAGAAATGGTGTAAGCACATTTAGGTTTAATAAGAATTATGGTTATCAAATTGATAAAATAGTACAGGACGCTATTTGTGTAACGAAGTATTTAAAAAATAGGAATGATGTAGGTAAGATTTATATCTATGGTTGGAGTGAAGGAGTTAGAGTAATAGCTAATATTATTAAAGAGGTAGATGGGATAGATGGATTAATATTGCAATCAGGTGTTGCTAAAGGTTGGAATTCTTACTTCAAATATATATTAGAAGAGTTAGTTACTATGGAGTTAGAAAAAATAGATAGAGATAATGACGGCTTAGTGAATGTTTCTGATTTTGAAAGATACGAATTAAATTCTTCTTCTGTTTCTTTTGCATTTAATACAATGCTACTAAGGAAAGCGAGTGATGGAATATTAAAGTTTAACGATAGAATTGATACAAATTCAGATGGTGTAATAAACATAAAAAAAGATTGGGGGAACGTTGCAAAACAAATAGGAGATAATTCGTTAAACATTGCAAATTATGTGGAAAATTTTTTTCTCGATTCATGGAATGGAGATTTAGATATTTTTAGCAAGTTTGGTAAACCGGTATTTATATTACATGGAATTAATGATGGATGGATTAATCCTGTGGAGAGCGTGGAGTTTGCAAAGAAAATAAATAAAAATATAGATATAAAGCTATTCCCAGGATTGGGTCATTCTTTACAAAAAGTAAAGTC